A window of the Theileria parva strain Muguga chromosome 2, complete sequence, whole genome shotgun sequence genome harbors these coding sequences:
- a CDS encoding DnaJ domain protein has translation MESYMINKLTDAVRVLELSDELNIDFPKVKSNYNRIVKSVHPDKNCGQDRGLDSVLEAYKLLDYYFNVVLNGKICQLCHLSNICESSTYYDFRHVNSHQSCRYYKSENSVEDLNCKLYESKLLLEDSSKLGSNPTNRFSCCYINSKENLTSSRFYIELSKNSLDVFEGIPYVTCRCGQILLITTEATALGIHTFDCDICSCSYNIA, from the coding sequence ACTGATGCTGTACGAGTTCTTGAACTATCTGATGAGTTGAACATAGATTTCCCCAAGGTAAAGAGTAATTATAACCGAATTGTTAAATCTGTCCACCCAGACAAGAATTGTGGGCAGGACAGGGGCCTTGATTCTGTTTTGGAAGCATATAAGCTTCTcgattattattttaatgtagttTTAAATGGTAAAATTTGCCAATTGTGTCATTTGTCTAATATTTGTGAAAGTTCTACTTACTATGATTTCCGCCATGTCAATTCACATCAATCATGTCGGTACTATAAATCAGAAAATTCAGTAGAAGACcttaattgtaaattatacgAGTCGAAACTGTTATTAGAGGATTCGTCAAAATTGGGTTCGAATCCTACAAATAGATTTAGTTGCTGTTATATCAATAGTAAGGAAAACCTAACTTCTTCCAGATTTTATATTGAACTTTCCAAAAACTCTCTTGATGTTTTTGAGGGTATTCCATACGTCACATGTCGTTGTGGTCAGATTTTACTTATTACAACTGAGGCCACTGCCCTTGGCATCCACACATTTGACTGTGACATATGCTCTTGTTCATATAACATAGCATAA
- a CDS encoding Guanylate-binding protein domain protein, which produces MTTMKICHCSHTPKCSTTVIVHKSHNEPVYQELQRIKVISKEKEYSTCQCQNSTQEYIIYKWPNSNFVVRNDDHFKNEATVSFGQEWSKSKLTNVVDVVNYYKPNPKSHVYLPENTFDTNGKIRGHMGGETTFRRDPQSNRQDHLNTHTNDNNIYHQFNEVESVDSDKDTVVPEARVKGLFEVPFDVYSMPRLIAPFKGFSKIITPRAIRLINFTETEEGKLMCKIDKNAMNILQKQVGDLNVVSVSFVGDPKSGKSFLASLLVGKDNTSFNISESYIDPNNMLVDGSVWVYISVYQEKHAYVFLDFEGFEHSEKNRTKMLLFAFSLSNLVFCNVKYSLMNGIHNSITAMIQLTKKPTSNETLGDHDNSQEENEFLEIIKGQGTRLLSRSYDSQNFVDLVPNFEDSENFQSERKELWSAPIVQFVFRDSSGFVKCIDDRIFTPETLVEQGIFENYLDLFTTEERDPNFRNEMLDSFEVFTNRKYISLPHPTLSTHPYGDNDYSKDEDSNLADFFMKLLSSDKNDFKRFTRLSYDDLTLTSNLSSLFHEKLDQLKSLLYHDTLNYAMARPQVNGRMFGEYLKKMATHFNKDNSLTVDRLNDMLSSVFLNENNVILKEALVKFLKEIRAKVAPKLPMDSKALLNLALSSKFTSLNYFESNAFGTRQEYEMKLNELSETLEDLIRKLENKNKTLMMEQLASYVDRKEHIIRSNLLKREYTLNDLNEDLTKLKKSLNNKFSDSELVSKVLARASSNLVSLFNDTHPETFVHNLSYSKSSSIEETFQNLNTYISNISSHLQAETNPKSPPGYSGAAESVMNTYRGNQNNKLDSDLGDNTLDGDYYDSDDDDEYEYEDYTDDDENDDSEDEVEVSSDDEYELEVEELEETETSEDESESTNNVDYLEEDDESDVVVEAEVLEDEVESLSLEDEEESEEDDSQVQDNNENKSDDTSVYEHTPDENVDEPDEEDSESQEDNQVVCNTDSNQDYQLLGECGGTQSFIDDPGEMTSQNFDDVYVDNEKMENDQDEVVEILEDDFAQEDIEVNDKKAVLQEIFEKSADDFMESRAAKNVPP; this is translated from the exons atgaCAACGATGAAAATATGTCATTGTTCGCATACACCCAAATGCTCAACGACAGTAATTGTACACAAATCACATAACGAGCCGGTTTATCAGGAATTACAAAGAATAAAAGTAATTAGCAAAGAAAAAGAATATTCAACATGTCAATGTCAAAATTCAACACAAGAATATATAATCTACAAATGGCCAAACA GTAACTTTGTCGTAAGGAATGATGACCATTTTAAGAACGAAGCAACGGTCTCATTCGGACAAGAATGGTCAAAGTCTAAACTAACAAATGTGGTAGAcgttgtaaattattacaaacCGAACCCAAAAAGTCATGTTTACCTGCCTGAGAATACATTTGACACCAACGGGAAGATCAGAGGGCATATGGGAGGAGAAACCACATTTCGTAGAGATCCACAATCAAATCGGCAAGACCACTTGAACACTCATACGAATGATAACAATATCTACCACCAGTTTAATGAAGTAGAATCTGTAGACTCGGACAAAGATACAGTGGTTCCAGAAGCAAGGGTTAAAGGCCTGTTTGAAGTACCCTTTGACGTCTATTCAATGCCCAGACTAATTGCTCCATTTAAAGGGTTCTCCAAAATAATAACGCCAAGAGCAATAAGATTAATTAACTTTACAGAAACTGAAGAAGGcaaattaatgtgtaaaatagataaaaacGCCatgaatatattacaaaaacAAGTCGGAGATTTAAACGTAGTCTCAGTTAGCTTCGTAGGAGATCCAAAATCAGGCAAAAGCTTTTTAGCAAGCCTTTTGGTGGGAAAAGATAACACAAGTTTTAACATATCAGAATCATACATAGACCCAAATAACATGCTTGTCGATGGATCAGTGTGGGTCTACATATCAGTTTATCAAGAAAAGCACGCTTACGTGTTTTTGGACTTTGAAGGATTTGAACACTCAGAAAAAAACAGAACTAAAATGTTACTGTTTGCATTTTCACTCTCAAACTTGGTATTTtgtaatgtaaaatattcattGATGAATGGAATCCATAATTCAATAACGGCAATGATCCAACTAACCAAAAAACCAACTTCAAACGAGACCTTGGGAGACCATGATAATTCACAAGAAGAGAATGAGTTTTTGGAAATAATCAAAGGTCAAGGAACCCGTCTTCTGAGCCGTTCATACGATAGCCAGAATTTTGTTGATTTGGTTCCGAACTTTGAAGATTctgaaaattttcaaagtGAAAGAAAGGAACTTTGGAGTGCACCAATAGTCCAATTTGTTTTCAGGGACTCCTCAGGGTTTGTCAAATGTATAGACGATCGCATTTTTACACCAGAAACCTTGGTGGAACAAGGAATTTTTGAGAATTATTTAGACCTTTTCACCACTGAAGAAAGAGATCCTAATTTTAGGAACGAAATGCTAGACTCATTTGAAGTATTTACTAACCGGAAGTATATCTCACTGCCACATCCAACGCTTTCGACCCACCCGTACGGCGATAACGATTATTCAAAAGATGAAGATTCAAACCTAGCTGATTTCTTCATGAAGCTTCTCTCCTCGGACAAAAACGACTTTAAAAGGTTCACAAGGTTAAGTTACGACGATTTAACTCTTACATCTAATCTCAGCAGCCTGTTCCACGAAAAACTCGACCAACTCAAGTCGCTTCTGTATCACGATACGCTCAACTACGCCATGGCACGCCCTCAAGTTAACGGGAGAATGTTCGGAGAGTACCTTAAAAAAATGGCCACCCATTTTAACAAGGACAACTCTCTAACGGTTGATAGATTAAACGATATGCTTTCATCCGTGTTTTTAAACGAGAATAATGTGATCCTAAAGGAGGCATTGGTCAAATTCTTAAAGGAAATCCGAGCAAAAGTAGCTCCCAAGCTACCAATGGACAGCAAAGCACTACTAAATTTGGCCCTGTCATCAAAATTCACAAGCTTAAACTACTTCGAATCAAATGCTTTCGGAACACGACAAGAATATGAAATGAAGTTGAATGAACTGTCAGAAACACTTGAGGACCTAATTAgaaaattagaaaataaGAATAAGACACTGATGATGGAGCAACTTGCAAGCTACGTCGATAGAAAGGAGCACATCATAAGGAGTAATCTCTTAAAGAGAGAATACACCTTAAATGACCTAAATGAAGACTTAACTAAACttaaaaaatcattaaataacaaattttcaGATTCCGAGCTCGTTTCAAAGGTCCTCGCCAGAGCCTCAAGTAACCTAGTTTCTCTTTTTAACGACACTCATCCAGAAACTTTCGTCCACAATCTCAGTTATTCCAAATCCTCAAGTATAGAAGAAACATTCCAGAACCTTAATACCTACATATCAAACATTTCATCACATTTGCAAGCAGAAACCAATCCTAAGAGCCCACCAGGTTACTCTGGGGCTGCCGAAAGTGTAATGAACACCTACAGGGGAAATCAGAATAATAAGTTAGATAGCGACCTCGGAGATAATACTTTAGATGGAGATTATTACGATTCGGATGATGATGACGAATATGAATACGAGGATTATACTGATGACGATGAAAACGATGATTCGGAAGATGAAGTGGAAGTTTCATCAGATGATGAGTATGAATTAGAAGTAGAGGAACTAGAGGAAACGGAAACTTCAGAAGATGAATCAGAAAGTACTAATAATGTAGATTATTTAGAAGAGGACGATGAAAGTGATGTTGTAGTGGAGGCCGAGGTACTAGAAGATGAAGTAGAATCTCTATCACTCGAGGACGAAGAGGAGTCTGAAGAAGACGATTCTCAGGTACAAgataataatgaaaataaatctGATGATACCAGTGTATATGAACACACACCAGATGAAAATGTTGATGAACCAGACGAAGAAGACTCAGAATCACAAGAAGATAACCAAGTTGTGTGTAATACTGATTCCAATCAGGATTATCAGCTATTAGGTGAATGCGGGGGTACACAAAGTTTTATAGATGATCCCGGAGAAATGACGTCCCAAAACTTTGATGATGTTTACGTAGATAACGAAAAAATGGAGAACGATCAGGACGAGGTGGTAGAAATCCTTGAAGACGATTTCGCACAAGAAGATATTGAagtaaatgataaaaaggCAGTTTTGCAagaaatatttgaaaaatcaGCCGACGATTTCATGGAATCGAGAGCCGCTAAAAACGTTCCACCGTAa